A region of Methyloversatilis discipulorum DNA encodes the following proteins:
- a CDS encoding site-specific integrase → MSIINRSAWVVHVPRKPAHTREFSFTKTDAAQAYCQQLRAAGLDARLTQLENSWQLRLRYAHNSFVQTFDSREEAEKTQKKIEADRALSIFRDYTAAARITVRELMERYRDEIVPAHKGAESETYRINRLLRDEEFVEKPLSALTTEDLQDFITERLTEVAPSTVDREIDVISQILRYASDVWKIAPSESPLQGLRRPKYFNERDRRLSANEERALFEAIQEVDREYLEAVLIVALCTAMRRSEILGLTWSNVDLERRSAHLPATKNGRSRDVPLSARAVAVLAALPRVSEKVFEIGEYSVKKNFVLACKRAGLNDLHFHDLRHEAISRFAESGKFGLLDLQAISGHRDTRMLLRYTHLCVQQLAHKMDEIPTQDIDYVHKGRRRRARLRIEGAIQSWRMYAFHDCAAPSVIGAACASARTTEKRQREETKSERFMGRGHSANLV, encoded by the coding sequence ATGTCCATCATCAACCGTTCTGCCTGGGTCGTTCACGTCCCCCGAAAACCCGCGCATACGCGCGAATTCTCTTTTACGAAAACGGATGCGGCGCAGGCCTACTGTCAGCAGCTTCGCGCCGCCGGCCTGGATGCGCGCCTCACTCAGCTCGAAAACTCCTGGCAACTGCGCCTGCGCTACGCGCACAACTCCTTTGTGCAAACCTTCGATTCACGCGAGGAGGCGGAAAAGACCCAGAAAAAGATCGAGGCCGACCGCGCGCTCTCGATTTTTCGTGATTACACCGCAGCGGCCCGCATCACTGTGCGCGAGCTGATGGAGCGTTACCGAGACGAGATCGTGCCTGCACACAAGGGCGCAGAGTCCGAAACTTACCGGATCAATCGGCTTCTTCGCGACGAAGAGTTCGTCGAAAAGCCCCTCTCGGCGCTCACGACCGAAGATCTTCAGGACTTCATCACCGAGCGTCTCACCGAAGTCGCGCCCAGCACCGTCGATCGCGAGATCGATGTCATTTCGCAGATCCTCAGATATGCGAGCGACGTCTGGAAGATCGCGCCCAGCGAGAGCCCGCTGCAGGGACTGCGCCGCCCCAAGTACTTCAACGAGCGTGACCGCCGTTTGTCTGCCAACGAAGAAAGGGCACTTTTCGAGGCGATTCAGGAAGTCGATCGGGAGTATCTCGAGGCGGTCCTCATCGTCGCGCTGTGCACAGCGATGCGCCGCAGCGAAATCCTTGGGCTTACGTGGTCTAACGTCGATCTGGAAAGGCGCTCAGCGCACCTCCCCGCCACAAAAAACGGACGGTCGCGTGATGTGCCTCTTTCAGCGCGTGCGGTGGCTGTCCTCGCAGCCCTGCCTCGGGTGTCCGAGAAAGTCTTTGAGATTGGCGAGTACTCCGTAAAGAAGAACTTCGTCCTTGCCTGCAAAAGGGCCGGATTGAACGACCTGCACTTTCATGACTTGCGGCACGAAGCCATCAGCCGATTCGCCGAGTCCGGCAAGTTCGGATTGCTCGATCTGCAAGCGATCAGCGGACATCGGGACACTCGGATGCTCTTGCGTTACACGCATCTGTGCGTCCAGCAACTCGCTCACAAGATGGACGAGATCCCGACGCAGGACATCGATTATGTCCACAAGGGGCGCAGACGTCGCGCGCGGCTCCGTATCGAAGGGGCGATTCAGTCTTGGCGAATGTATGCGTTCCATGACTGTGCAGCGCCGAGCGTTATCGGGGCCGCCTGCGCGTCCGCCAGGACCACGGAAAAAAGACAGAGAGAGGAAACAAAAAGCGAGCGCTTCATGGGACGAGGTCACAGTGCAAACCTGGTCTAG
- a CDS encoding PEP-CTERM sorting domain-containing protein → MNRFLNFGVALALSAGMTVAHAATSYDVVTTWYEPDTQPNNTIFTGSFDYDAATRTVTNLQGQLSESMTGMMGGGMTWLSLDHQLVSWYDAALGGTFAAAFRNASTNTFWTGAGGNGWSPASGVAAGGVYYGFPSAGNNPGNAYALIFIPDDPLAALTQAQINKLAYADCAAGGMMGAVCMTGTSVAGYGAEGTMSGYPLSQTITAAVPEPETWGLMLAGLTAIGAIARRRRAI, encoded by the coding sequence ATGAACCGCTTTCTGAATTTCGGCGTCGCGCTCGCGCTGTCGGCCGGCATGACCGTCGCCCACGCGGCAACCAGCTACGACGTGGTCACCACGTGGTACGAACCCGACACGCAGCCGAACAACACCATTTTCACCGGCAGCTTCGACTACGACGCCGCGACGCGTACGGTCACGAACCTGCAAGGCCAGTTGAGCGAATCGATGACCGGCATGATGGGTGGCGGAATGACCTGGCTGTCGCTCGATCATCAGCTGGTGTCGTGGTATGACGCAGCGCTCGGCGGCACCTTCGCCGCCGCGTTCAGGAACGCCAGCACCAACACCTTCTGGACCGGCGCCGGCGGCAATGGCTGGTCGCCCGCCTCGGGCGTCGCTGCGGGCGGTGTCTACTACGGCTTTCCGTCGGCCGGAAACAATCCGGGCAACGCCTACGCACTCATCTTCATTCCCGACGATCCGCTCGCCGCACTGACTCAGGCCCAGATCAACAAGCTGGCCTACGCCGACTGCGCCGCCGGCGGCATGATGGGTGCCGTGTGCATGACCGGCACCAGCGTGGCCGGATACGGCGCCGAAGGCACGATGAGTGGATACCCGCTTTCGCAAACCATCACCGCAGCAGTGCCGGAACCCGAAACCTGGGGCCTGATGCTGGCCGGCCTGACCGCGATCGGCGCGATCGCGCGTCGTCGCCGGGCGATCTGA
- a CDS encoding sensor histidine kinase, whose product MSDAERPVKAAARHRAIVEGLSRAARKAGSATDGAERLTDSLLMRLARFRWGALLVVLIGVAFAAVSEITFQGMQREREEIDASRLSLAALNNLVYDNAQGVATEARYTEEPSPDHLAQHLATVQRLAEAGTHVLGWAARRGIDEERIAVVKRLTAAEAEELKRLRALPPEASPVEVMDAFLPPVVDQNELREALEPLVRTERAYLEEQMTLLGEEIERQRAAAIVVIAIGVLMLILLLRAYAMRSQAEAQIADRLRAARDELDALVRVRTEELSELASHLQTEAERQKSALARELHDELGSILTASRMEASMLLRRARKQDSPDVESLSRVCEILEQGVQIKRRVIEGLVPTVLTHLGLLPALESLAEETRASAPFTVDLELPEALELDRDRAIAIYRVAQEALTNIRKHAQATEVRIALTVDGPTVRLEIRDNGVGIAATARGKTGSHGLLGMKYRADALGGRFAIGPAPEHGTLLEFALPLA is encoded by the coding sequence ATGTCTGACGCGGAACGCCCGGTGAAGGCGGCAGCGCGGCATCGCGCCATCGTCGAAGGGTTGTCGCGCGCGGCGCGCAAGGCCGGTTCCGCGACCGACGGTGCGGAACGTCTGACCGACAGCCTGCTGATGCGGCTGGCGCGCTTCCGCTGGGGGGCGCTGCTGGTGGTGCTGATCGGCGTGGCTTTCGCCGCGGTGTCCGAAATCACCTTCCAGGGCATGCAGCGCGAACGCGAGGAAATCGATGCTTCGCGCCTGTCGCTGGCGGCGCTGAACAATCTGGTCTACGACAATGCGCAGGGGGTGGCCACCGAGGCACGCTACACCGAGGAGCCGTCGCCCGATCATCTGGCGCAGCATCTGGCTACGGTGCAGCGGCTCGCCGAGGCGGGCACCCACGTGCTCGGCTGGGCTGCTCGCCGGGGCATAGACGAAGAGCGCATCGCCGTCGTCAAGCGCCTGACCGCAGCGGAAGCCGAGGAGCTGAAGCGGCTGCGGGCGCTGCCGCCGGAGGCGAGCCCGGTCGAGGTGATGGATGCCTTCCTGCCGCCGGTGGTGGACCAGAACGAACTGCGCGAAGCGCTCGAACCGCTGGTGCGCACCGAGCGTGCCTACCTGGAAGAGCAGATGACGCTGCTCGGTGAGGAGATCGAACGCCAGCGCGCCGCGGCCATCGTCGTCATCGCCATCGGCGTGCTGATGCTCATCCTGCTATTGCGTGCCTATGCGATGCGCAGCCAGGCGGAAGCGCAGATCGCCGACCGCCTGAGGGCGGCGCGCGACGAGCTCGACGCGCTGGTGCGGGTGCGCACCGAAGAGCTGTCGGAGCTGGCCAGCCACCTGCAGACCGAAGCCGAGCGGCAGAAATCGGCGCTGGCGCGCGAACTGCACGACGAACTGGGATCCATCCTGACCGCCAGCCGGATGGAGGCGTCGATGCTGCTGCGCCGGGCGCGCAAGCAGGACAGTCCGGACGTCGAGTCGCTGTCGCGCGTCTGCGAAATCCTGGAGCAGGGCGTGCAGATCAAGCGGCGCGTGATCGAAGGTCTGGTGCCGACCGTGCTGACCCATCTGGGCCTGTTGCCTGCGCTCGAATCGCTGGCTGAAGAGACGCGCGCTTCAGCGCCGTTCACGGTCGACCTGGAACTGCCGGAGGCGCTGGAGCTGGATCGGGACAGGGCGATCGCGATCTACCGCGTCGCGCAGGAAGCGCTGACCAACATCAGGAAGCACGCGCAGGCGACCGAGGTGCGCATCGCGTTGACGGTCGATGGGCCGACTGTCCGGCTGGAAATCCGCGACAACGGTGTCGGCATCGCTGCCACGGCGCGCGGCAAGACCGGTTCGCACGGCCTGCTCGGCATGAAATATCGCGCCGATGCGCTGGGTGGCCGCTTCGCCATCGGTCCGGCGCCGGAGCACGGCACCTTGCTCGAATTCGCGCTGCCGCTGGCGTGA
- a CDS encoding DUF1328 domain-containing protein, with amino-acid sequence MLHYALIFFIVALIAALFGFGGLAASAAGIAKILFFVFLALTIASFVVGLFKR; translated from the coding sequence ATGCTTCACTATGCCCTTATCTTCTTCATCGTTGCGCTGATCGCGGCATTGTTCGGCTTCGGCGGCCTCGCCGCAAGCGCGGCCGGCATCGCCAAGATCCTGTTCTTCGTATTCCTCGCGCTGACAATCGCCTCCTTCGTGGTGGGACTGTTCAAGCGCTGA
- a CDS encoding polyprenyl synthetase family protein, which yields MNRLYSLIADDMRALDGVIRERLHSDVVLVRQVAEYIIGAGGKRLRPALVLLTSGACGYSGQHRTELAAVVEFIHTATLLHDDVVDESELRRGAKTANALFGNAASVLVGDFLYSRAFQMMVSVGSMRVQAVLAEATNIIAEGEVLQLLNCHDADVDEDRYLQVIRYKTAKLFEAASRLGAMLAGVDADIEERFARFGMHLGTAFQLVDDILDYSGDEGSIGKNLGDDLAEGKPTLPLIHVMKNGTPEQVVVVRHAIEEGGRDDWADVLKAVVDSGALEVARVRAREEAELARAELAGLQANEYLQSLLDLATFAVERKF from the coding sequence ATGAACCGTCTTTACAGCCTGATTGCGGACGACATGCGCGCGCTGGATGGCGTCATCCGCGAGCGCCTGCACTCGGACGTCGTGCTGGTGCGCCAGGTGGCCGAGTACATCATCGGTGCCGGCGGCAAGCGGCTGCGTCCTGCACTGGTGCTGCTGACCTCCGGCGCATGCGGCTATTCCGGGCAGCATCGTACCGAACTGGCCGCCGTGGTCGAGTTCATCCACACCGCGACGCTGCTGCACGACGACGTGGTGGATGAGTCGGAACTGCGCCGTGGCGCCAAGACCGCCAATGCGCTGTTCGGCAACGCCGCCTCGGTGCTGGTCGGCGACTTCCTCTACTCGCGCGCCTTCCAGATGATGGTGTCGGTCGGCAGCATGCGCGTGCAGGCCGTGCTGGCCGAGGCGACCAACATCATTGCCGAGGGCGAGGTGCTGCAGTTGCTGAACTGCCACGATGCCGACGTAGACGAAGACCGCTATCTGCAGGTCATCCGCTACAAGACGGCCAAGCTGTTCGAGGCGGCCAGCCGCCTCGGCGCCATGCTGGCCGGCGTCGACGCCGACATCGAAGAACGTTTCGCACGTTTCGGCATGCACTTGGGAACTGCGTTCCAGCTGGTCGATGACATCCTCGATTACTCGGGCGACGAAGGTTCGATCGGCAAGAACCTCGGCGACGATCTGGCCGAGGGCAAGCCCACGCTGCCGCTGATCCACGTGATGAAGAACGGGACGCCGGAGCAGGTTGTCGTCGTCCGGCATGCCATCGAGGAGGGTGGGCGCGACGACTGGGCCGACGTGCTGAAGGCGGTGGTGGACAGCGGCGCGCTTGAGGTCGCCCGCGTCCGCGCGAGGGAGGAAGCCGAACTGGCGCGCGCGGAACTGGCCGGACTGCAGGCGAATGAATACCTGCAGAGTCTGCTCGATCTCGCAACGTTTGCAGTCGAGAGAAAGTTCTAG
- the cgtA gene encoding Obg family GTPase CgtA, translating to MKFFDEAKIEVIAGDGGNGSASFRREKFIPFGGPDGGDGGRGGSIWAVADRNLNTLIDFRYTRMFRAASGENGRGADCYGKGGDDRELRMPVGTTITDLATGEVIADLDHDGARALIAKGGRGGLGNLHFKSSTNRAPRQTTPGEAGERRELKLELKVLADVGLLGMPNAGKSTFIRAVSAARPKVADYPFTTLAPNLGVVRVDDSRSFVIADIPGLIEGAAEGAGLGHQFLRHLQRTRLLLHLVDLAPFDPEADPLHDARAIVEELRRYDESLYQKPRWLVLNKIDLIPEEEREQRVRDFVEAFGAERAFSISAMTRQGCDGLCYAIMDHVEATRPPPEPEPDVRNLDAGEAGDGAGDENAP from the coding sequence ATGAAATTCTTTGACGAAGCGAAGATAGAGGTCATCGCCGGCGATGGCGGCAATGGCTCGGCCTCGTTCCGCCGCGAAAAATTCATTCCGTTCGGCGGTCCGGACGGCGGCGACGGCGGCCGCGGCGGCAGCATCTGGGCAGTCGCCGACCGCAACCTGAATACGCTGATCGATTTCCGCTATACGCGCATGTTCCGCGCCGCAAGCGGCGAGAACGGTCGCGGCGCCGACTGCTACGGCAAGGGTGGCGACGACCGCGAACTGCGCATGCCGGTCGGCACCACGATCACCGATCTGGCAACCGGCGAAGTGATCGCCGACCTCGACCACGACGGCGCCCGCGCGCTGATTGCCAAGGGCGGCCGCGGCGGTCTGGGCAACCTGCATTTCAAGTCGAGTACCAACCGCGCGCCGCGCCAGACCACGCCCGGCGAAGCCGGCGAGCGACGCGAACTGAAGCTCGAACTGAAGGTGCTGGCCGATGTCGGCCTGCTCGGCATGCCGAATGCGGGCAAGTCCACCTTCATCCGGGCCGTGTCTGCCGCACGACCCAAGGTCGCCGACTATCCCTTCACCACACTGGCGCCCAACCTCGGCGTCGTGCGGGTCGATGATTCGCGCAGCTTCGTCATCGCCGACATTCCGGGCCTGATCGAAGGTGCGGCTGAAGGCGCCGGTCTGGGTCACCAGTTCCTGCGCCATCTGCAGCGCACCCGCCTGCTGCTGCACCTGGTCGATCTGGCCCCCTTCGACCCGGAAGCCGACCCGCTGCATGACGCGCGCGCCATCGTCGAGGAGCTCCGTCGCTACGATGAGTCCCTGTACCAGAAGCCGCGCTGGCTGGTGCTGAACAAGATCGACCTGATTCCCGAGGAAGAACGCGAACAGCGCGTACGTGATTTCGTCGAGGCCTTCGGCGCCGAACGTGCGTTCAGCATTTCGGCGATGACACGTCAGGGCTGTGACGGTCTGTGCTACGCCATCATGGATCACGTGGAAGCGACCCGTCCGCCGCCTGAACCGGAGCCGGACGTGCGCAATCTGGACGCTGGCGAGGCCGGCGATGGAGCGGGCGATGAGAACGCGCCTTGA
- the rpmA gene encoding 50S ribosomal protein L27, whose protein sequence is MAHKKGGGSTRNGRDSESKRLGVKSYGGQLISAGSIIVRQRGTEFHPGDNVGMGKDHTLFAKIDGVVQFVVKGANRRRVVTIVPAAA, encoded by the coding sequence ATGGCACACAAAAAAGGCGGCGGCAGTACGCGTAACGGCCGCGACTCAGAATCGAAACGCCTTGGCGTCAAGAGCTATGGCGGTCAGCTGATTTCGGCAGGCAGCATCATCGTGCGTCAGCGCGGCACCGAGTTCCACCCCGGCGACAACGTCGGCATGGGCAAGGACCACACGCTGTTCGCCAAGATTGACGGCGTTGTGCAGTTCGTCGTCAAGGGTGCAAACCGCCGTCGCGTGGTCACCATCGTTCCGGCTGCAGCCTGA
- the rplU gene encoding 50S ribosomal protein L21, with the protein MYAVIKTGGKQYRVAAGEKIKVEQIPADVGSEIVIDQILMVGEGESVKIGAPLVAGASVRATVLTQGRHKKVTIFKMRRRKHYQKHQGHRQNYTELRIEAING; encoded by the coding sequence ATGTACGCGGTCATAAAAACCGGTGGCAAGCAGTATCGCGTTGCCGCTGGCGAAAAAATCAAGGTAGAACAGATACCTGCGGATGTGGGCTCGGAAATCGTGATCGACCAGATTCTGATGGTCGGTGAGGGCGAATCGGTCAAGATCGGTGCGCCCCTGGTTGCCGGTGCCAGCGTTCGTGCAACGGTGCTCACTCAAGGGCGCCACAAGAAGGTGACGATTTTCAAGATGCGCCGTCGCAAGCACTACCAGAAGCATCAAGGTCATCGTCAGAACTACACCGAACTGCGCATCGAAGCCATCAACGGCTGA
- a CDS encoding response regulator translates to MQKKRVLLADDHQIVRNGLRQLINAEADLEVGAEASTSAETLTLLRQQDFDVLLLDISMPDRDGMDTLRLLRTHRADLPVLIISAYAEEQYALNMLRAGANGYIRKDADVDDILTAIRTVLRGRRYVSDTVADLLTQRLSGDADAPAHQQLSEREFQVLHKLATGKSVTEIADELFISVKSVSTYRSRLLTKLNLKSNAELTYYALKNGLIE, encoded by the coding sequence ATGCAAAAGAAACGCGTACTTCTCGCCGACGACCACCAGATCGTGCGCAACGGCCTGCGCCAGCTGATCAATGCCGAAGCCGACCTCGAAGTCGGCGCCGAAGCGTCGACCAGTGCCGAAACGCTCACCCTGTTGCGTCAGCAGGACTTCGACGTGCTGCTGCTCGACATTTCGATGCCCGACCGCGACGGCATGGACACGCTGCGCCTGCTGCGTACGCACCGCGCCGATCTGCCGGTGCTCATCATCAGTGCCTACGCCGAAGAACAGTACGCGCTGAACATGCTGCGCGCCGGTGCCAACGGCTACATCCGCAAGGATGCCGACGTGGACGACATCCTGACCGCCATCCGCACCGTGCTGCGTGGCCGTCGCTACGTGAGCGACACCGTTGCCGACCTGCTGACGCAGCGCCTGAGCGGCGACGCCGACGCCCCGGCGCACCAGCAGCTGTCGGAACGCGAGTTCCAGGTGCTGCACAAGCTGGCGACCGGCAAGTCGGTCACCGAAATTGCCGACGAACTGTTCATCAGCGTGAAGAGCGTCAGCACCTACCGCAGCCGTCTGCTCACCAAGCTGAACCTGAAGAGCAATGCGGAACTGACCTACTACGCGCTGAAGAATGGTTTGATCGAATGA
- a CDS encoding GSCFA domain-containing protein translates to MSHPYTDLPDTAFWSRTAGVAGFDMMQVPAPNDGFVIHTTDRIVSAGSCFAQHLARQLPTRGFNYLVTETGPADRLFGVYPARFGNIYTVRQLLQLFERAYGLFEPRVQAWRWSGAFVDPFRPNVEPQGFATLDALLADRVSHLAAVRRMFEQCDVFVFTLGMTEAWVSDVDGAVFPLAPGVHGEPEGESNCRFHNFSVPEMVDDLRRLVGNLRVLNPSVKLVLSVSPVSIAATYEPRHVLVSNSYTKAALRVVADMMTREDDLTTYFPSYECVAGHHTMGRYYQSDMRHVTPEGVRDVVDYFTRLYQAQGPAAAKPGLTSSAAQTTRSERDQWYEVWCDEEQLTAP, encoded by the coding sequence ATGTCGCATCCCTACACCGATCTGCCGGATACCGCCTTCTGGTCGCGAACCGCTGGCGTTGCCGGATTCGACATGATGCAGGTCCCGGCGCCGAACGACGGTTTCGTGATCCATACGACGGACAGGATCGTGTCGGCGGGCAGCTGTTTTGCGCAGCATCTGGCCCGCCAGCTGCCGACGCGGGGCTTCAACTACCTGGTGACCGAAACAGGGCCGGCGGATCGCCTGTTCGGCGTCTATCCGGCGCGTTTCGGCAACATCTATACCGTTCGGCAGCTGCTTCAGCTGTTCGAACGCGCGTACGGATTGTTCGAGCCTCGCGTGCAGGCCTGGCGCTGGTCCGGGGCCTTCGTCGACCCGTTCCGGCCCAACGTCGAGCCGCAGGGCTTTGCCACGCTCGACGCTTTGCTGGCGGACCGTGTGTCGCACCTGGCGGCGGTGCGCCGGATGTTCGAGCAGTGCGACGTATTCGTGTTCACGCTGGGAATGACCGAAGCATGGGTGTCCGATGTCGATGGCGCCGTGTTTCCGCTGGCGCCCGGCGTACATGGTGAGCCGGAAGGGGAGTCGAACTGCCGCTTCCACAATTTCTCGGTACCAGAAATGGTGGATGACCTGCGGCGTCTCGTCGGCAATCTGCGCGTGCTGAATCCATCGGTGAAACTGGTACTGAGCGTTTCGCCAGTGTCCATTGCGGCCACCTATGAGCCGCGTCATGTGCTGGTCTCCAACAGCTACACCAAGGCGGCGCTGCGCGTGGTCGCGGACATGATGACGCGAGAGGATGATCTGACCACCTATTTCCCGTCCTATGAGTGCGTTGCCGGCCATCACACGATGGGGCGCTACTATCAGTCTGACATGCGGCATGTGACCCCAGAAGGTGTGCGCGACGTGGTCGATTACTTCACCCGCTTGTACCAGGCACAGGGCCCGGCGGCCGCGAAGCCGGGGCTCACGTCGTCGGCGGCGCAGACCACCCGGTCGGAGCGTGACCAGTGGTATGAAGTGTGGTGTGACGAAGAGCAGCTGACGGCACCATGA
- a CDS encoding response regulator codes for MSTSVGSHLHPAPQGGEILGTHSNPYRSTDYEAHRAVQPHPSSATPPLARPRPLRVLLVEDSLLIRKHLVTLLEDSEGVVVCGEVDTEADALTALRVGRFDAVVVDLQLREGSGFGVLQHLKLNHPDLLAIVLTNSNTAAMRARSLALGAHHFLDKSSEFERVAELLEGLR; via the coding sequence ATGAGTACGTCTGTCGGCTCGCACCTACATCCGGCGCCGCAAGGCGGTGAGATACTTGGTACGCACTCCAATCCCTATCGCTCCACCGACTACGAAGCGCACAGAGCCGTGCAACCGCATCCGTCGTCCGCCACTCCTCCGCTCGCCCGCCCGCGCCCACTGCGCGTGCTGCTGGTCGAGGACTCGCTGCTGATCCGCAAGCACCTGGTGACGCTGCTTGAGGACAGTGAGGGCGTCGTCGTCTGTGGCGAGGTCGATACCGAAGCCGACGCGCTGACCGCCTTGCGTGTCGGTCGCTTCGACGCGGTGGTGGTGGACCTGCAGTTGCGCGAGGGCAGCGGATTCGGCGTGCTGCAGCACCTGAAGCTGAATCATCCCGACCTGCTCGCCATCGTGCTGACCAACAGCAACACCGCGGCCATGCGCGCGCGCAGTCTGGCGCTGGGCGCCCATCACTTCCTCGACAAGTCGAGCGAATTCGAACGCGTCGCCGAACTGCTCGAAGGCCTGCGCTGA
- a CDS encoding helix-turn-helix transcriptional regulator — protein MNSAPITRQQAAELLGVSLRTISNHIRAGVLPPPHSLGGRRVYWRSDVFWAAVNDRLEPAFAQKSSPSIARPTENRRGPGRPRKSAKL, from the coding sequence ATGAACTCCGCCCCGATTACACGCCAGCAAGCCGCCGAGTTGCTGGGCGTAAGCCTTCGAACGATCTCGAATCACATCCGAGCTGGCGTGTTGCCGCCGCCCCATTCACTCGGCGGTCGCCGCGTGTATTGGAGAAGTGATGTCTTTTGGGCCGCCGTTAACGACCGGCTTGAGCCAGCTTTCGCGCAAAAGAGCTCACCTTCTATTGCACGACCTACAGAGAACAGGCGCGGGCCAGGTCGTCCCCGCAAGTCCGCAAAACTCTGA
- the proB gene encoding glutamate 5-kinase — MRTRLENAKRLIVKVGSALVTNNGAGLDLGALQEWARQIAALRSEGREVLLVSSGAIAAGMQRLGWSTRPSAMHELQAAAAVGQMGLAQAYEGAFSQYGLASAQILLTHEDLADRTRYLNARSTLSTLMELGVVPVINENDTVVYDEIKFGDNDTLGALVANLTEADCLVILTDQSGLYTADPRKDPSATLISEGEADDPRFESMAGGAGTGISRGGMITKVRAARRAARSGADTVIASGREPDVLLRLVRGEALGSFLKAGNTPLAARKQWLADHLQLAGTLILDEGAVKALGEGRSLLPIGVTEVQGQFERGAVVACRDSAGRELARGLINYSASETRRIARRPSTDIEALLGYVDEPELIHRDNMVLA; from the coding sequence ATGAGAACGCGCCTTGAGAATGCGAAGCGGCTGATCGTCAAGGTCGGCAGCGCGCTGGTCACCAATAACGGCGCCGGACTGGACCTCGGCGCGCTGCAGGAATGGGCGCGCCAGATCGCCGCATTGCGCTCCGAAGGGCGCGAAGTGCTGCTGGTGTCGTCGGGCGCCATTGCGGCCGGCATGCAACGCCTGGGCTGGAGCACCCGGCCGAGCGCGATGCACGAACTGCAGGCCGCTGCCGCCGTCGGCCAGATGGGTCTGGCCCAGGCCTACGAAGGCGCCTTCTCGCAGTACGGTCTGGCCAGCGCACAGATCCTGCTGACGCACGAAGACCTGGCCGATCGCACCCGCTACCTGAATGCCCGCTCGACCCTGTCCACGCTGATGGAGCTCGGCGTGGTGCCGGTGATCAACGAGAACGACACCGTCGTCTACGACGAGATCAAGTTCGGCGACAACGACACGCTGGGTGCGCTGGTCGCCAATCTGACCGAAGCGGACTGCCTCGTCATCCTGACCGACCAGAGCGGCCTCTACACCGCCGACCCGCGCAAGGATCCGTCCGCCACGCTGATCAGCGAAGGCGAAGCCGACGACCCGCGCTTCGAGTCGATGGCCGGCGGTGCCGGCACCGGCATTTCGCGTGGCGGCATGATCACCAAGGTGCGTGCCGCACGCCGTGCCGCGCGCAGCGGTGCCGACACGGTGATCGCCAGCGGCCGCGAGCCGGACGTGCTGCTGCGTCTGGTGCGCGGCGAAGCACTCGGCTCCTTCCTGAAGGCCGGCAACACGCCGCTGGCTGCGCGCAAGCAATGGCTGGCGGATCATCTGCAGCTGGCGGGTACGCTGATACTGGACGAAGGTGCGGTGAAGGCGCTGGGCGAGGGTCGCAGCCTGCTGCCGATCGGCGTGACCGAGGTGCAGGGCCAGTTCGAACGCGGTGCGGTCGTCGCCTGCCGCGACAGTGCGGGCCGCGAACTGGCGCGCGGGCTGATCAACTACTCGGCATCGGAAACCCGGCGCATCGCGCGTCGCCCGTCGACCGATATCGAGGCACTGCTCGGTTACGTCGACGAGCCGGAACTGATCCACCGCGACAACATGGTTCTCGCCTGA